A single region of the Primulina tabacum isolate GXHZ01 unplaced genomic scaffold, ASM2559414v2 Contig1009, whole genome shotgun sequence genome encodes:
- the LOC142535431 gene encoding uncharacterized protein LOC142535431 encodes MKEIQECPPESQNTTNIVDDAISLVFGKKARGRVRGMGFGVTPSKVGASVKQNGTVQQLQTMVQSLQQRMQQNQLEMQEMRSMFLQSMNLKNQQEQVSSGGIGSGIENEVGSNGDIDIGAKKNGNFDHVF; translated from the exons ATG AAAGAAATACAAGAATGTCCACCTGAATCTCAAAACACAACTAACATTGTTGATGATGCAATTAGCCTTGTATTTGGCAAGAAAGCTCGGGGTAGAGTGCGTGGAATGGGCTTCGGAGTTACACCATCGAAAGTTGGAGCTTCCGTGAAACAAAATGGAACTGTTCAACAACTTCAAACTATGGTACAAAGCCTTCAACAACGAATGCAACAAAATCAGTTAGAAATGCAAGAAATGAGGTCCATGTTTTTACAAAGTATGAATCTAAAAAATCAGCAAGAACAG GTTTCTAGTGGTGGCATTGGTAGCGGTATTGAGAATGAAGTTGGTAGTAATGGTGATATTGATATTGGTGCCAAGAAAAATGGTAATTTTGATCATGTTTTTTAG